The following coding sequences lie in one Notolabrus celidotus isolate fNotCel1 chromosome 20, fNotCel1.pri, whole genome shotgun sequence genomic window:
- the mchr1b gene encoding melanin-concentrating hormone receptor 1 translates to MDYTSNSSFSFFSSPETLEEVLSCLLLEHEPQYNNVLMPSIFGVICFFGIFGNSIVIYTIVKKTKFCSQQTVPDIFIFSLSVADLLFLLGMPFLIHQLVGNGSWCFGATMCTVITALDSNSQIVSTYILTVMTLDRYLATVHPIRFKHVRTPCVAGAAVALVWVFSLVSITPVWMYTGLMRLKDGSVGCALLLPNPATDTYWFTLYQFFLAFALPWVIICGVFFKILQNMSATVAPLPPRSLRVRTRKVTRMAVVICLAFFTCWAPYYILQLAHLGVQRPTFAFVYAYNIAISLGYANSCINPFIYIVLSETFKRKFIVAIRPSHRGFRVAPALADGSMTLRMAPDSAHPSHSHSSRELLQNMLPVTVAVH, encoded by the exons ATGGATTACACTTCAAATTCATCTTTTTCCTTCTTCAGCTCACCTGAGACTTTAGAGGAAG TCCTCTCCTGTCTTTTGTTAGAACATGAGCCACAGTACAACAACGTCCTCATGCCCAGCATCTTTGGCGTCATCTGTTTCTTCGGCATCTTTGGAAACTCCATCGTCATCTACACCATCGTGaagaaaacaaagttctgctctCAGCAAACCGTCCCCGACATATTCATCTTCAGTCTCTCCGTGGCagacctcctcttcctcctcggcATGCCTTTCCTCATCCACCAGCTGGTGGGGAACGGCTCCTGGTGCTTCGGGGCCACCATGTGCACCGTCATCACCGCGCTCGACTCCAACAGCCAGATCGTCAGCACCTACATCCTGACCGTGATGACTCTGGATCGGTATCTGGCCACGGTGCATCCCATCCGCTTCAAGCATGTGCGGACGCCCTGTGTGGCGGGGGCGGCCGTCGCTCTGGTGTGGGTCTTCTCTCTGGTGTCCATCACTCCGGTGTGGATGTACACGGGACTCATGCGCCTGAAGGACGGCTCGGTCGGCTGCGCCCTCCTGCTGCCGAACCCGGCCACCGACACATACTGGTTCACGCTCTACCAGTTCTTCCTCGCCTTCGCTCTCCCCTGGGTGATCATCTGCGGGGTCTTCTTTAAGATCCTCCAAAACATGTCTGCTACAgtcgctcctcttcctccgcgCAGCCTGAGGGTGAGGACGAGGAAGGTGACCCGCATGGCAGTGGTCATATGTCTGGCCTTCTTCACCTGCTGGGCCCCGTACTACATCCTCCAACTGGCCCACCTGGGAGTCCAGAGACCCACCTTTGCTTTCGTGTACGCCTATAACATCGCCATCAGCTTAGGGTACGCCAACAGCTGCATCAACCCGTTTATTTACATCGTGCTGAGCGAAACCTTCAAAAGGAAGTTCATCGTGGCGATCCGGCCGAGTCACAGGGGTTTCAGAGTCGCCCCCGCTTTGGCCGACGGCAGCATGACCTTAAGGATGGCACCAGACAGCGCCCACCCGTCACACTCCCACTCCTCGAGGGAGCTGCTGCAGAACATGCTGCCTGTCACCGTGGCTGTGCACTGA